A genome region from Baekduia alba includes the following:
- a CDS encoding glycosyltransferase, with protein sequence MTASPRVTLGVATYSRDTYLAEAVASCLAQDYADLEVLVVVDGSVNPRIDAVLATFDDPRLRVVRHPENRGIAEAYNTIVREGRGELIAMLGDDDVCLPDRISRSVAVFDAHPETAIVHGDAQVIDADGTGRGLWRSGDFAPGALLQHLWRIHNPLIDPTRLVHRRVYAQVGGYHADFRTSQDFHFFVRAADAGLRFRHVAGAPLIRLRRHDDNLSGDDQLARQVEEVERTLLESLDRHDLATLVPELDWAVIDRAAGEKRALEMLAAAVERRGLPLPGLARRLRRRAEAVVVAPRGARNGRKLVMTSFGFNDSGGGTAVPRVLAKELVRRGWDVTVFYAAVEADPSGVPYALSRREEDGVTLVGVHNRAHAGLLAVGDPGADLDDPPITAAFAALLDEVRPDVVHFHNLHNLGAELLELPARRGIPSIFSPHNHWLVCPRAYLLRPDGALCDGPGDGARCAACVGSTDVAGHVERLDGIRRRFARSVDVCLAMSEAIRASLVDAGYPAEAIDLLPQSMPAVDTIWDRVGRDRVGGRRAAGAPLRVGFFGSVYGLKGPQVLVAAAQQAQADLRVVIHGDVPDAMARQLRALDRRGVVEIHGRFTPTELPDLLASVDVAVAPSLVWETQGLAALEARAARVPVVAARMGGLAEAVRHDVDGLLFDGGDAAGLAAALDRLATEDGLLERLQAAIPQPPSFATFVDALEAVYAGERGGRVARPRAADHPVAVRWRGDHGLATSLSTINREVTARLDGDPCIAVGCAERTGAGGAGFAPLPHLADVEVRHEWPPDFTPPASGRLVLIQPWEFGTAPRDWVAPLRDEVDELWVPSEHVRGMYLAAGVPGERVKVIANGVDLVNYSPAGPALDLGTERKPLRLLFVGGAIARKGVDVLLEAYISTFAGRDDVELVIKDFGRDGVYRGSDRSTLDALAAPGALPKVTLIDRELSGADMAALYRACDVLVHPYRGEGFAMPVLEAMACGLPVLVTAGGPTDEFVPDDAGWKLRATRKPLAVDAIAGLPLAAEGWMLEPDVAHLRALLAEVAGAGTAALAARGAAAARAAQRLSWDAVSAAYAERLHAVAARPPRTHRAPELAPILDEAGPRVLALPAWRADADDLPALLAAWAQAAPPGAPGTLILVADAERDGAPEAVEARILTAAAQAGVDLERCADIAVRFLYDQPGGDAALHADADAFVPLHAASAGHARMARAAGNAVLAPDAGALRGFLAGAGAPALSAAGS encoded by the coding sequence ATGACCGCGTCCCCGCGCGTGACGCTCGGCGTCGCGACCTACTCTCGCGACACCTACCTGGCCGAGGCCGTCGCGTCCTGCCTGGCGCAGGACTACGCCGACCTCGAGGTCCTGGTCGTGGTCGACGGGTCGGTCAACCCGCGGATCGACGCCGTCCTGGCGACGTTCGACGACCCGCGGCTGCGCGTCGTCCGCCATCCCGAGAACCGCGGGATCGCCGAGGCCTACAACACGATCGTGCGCGAGGGCCGCGGCGAGCTGATCGCGATGCTCGGCGACGACGACGTCTGCCTCCCGGACCGGATCTCGCGCTCGGTCGCCGTCTTCGACGCGCATCCCGAGACCGCGATCGTCCACGGCGACGCGCAGGTCATCGACGCCGACGGCACGGGCCGCGGGCTGTGGCGCAGCGGCGACTTCGCGCCCGGGGCGCTGCTGCAGCACCTGTGGCGCATCCACAACCCGCTGATCGACCCCACGCGGTTGGTCCACCGCCGCGTCTACGCGCAGGTCGGCGGCTACCACGCGGACTTCCGGACCTCGCAGGACTTCCACTTCTTCGTGCGCGCCGCCGACGCCGGCCTGCGCTTCCGCCACGTCGCGGGCGCGCCGCTGATCCGGCTGCGCCGCCACGACGACAACCTCTCCGGCGACGACCAGCTCGCCCGCCAGGTCGAGGAGGTCGAGCGGACGTTGTTGGAGTCCTTGGACCGCCACGACCTCGCCACGCTCGTGCCCGAGCTCGACTGGGCGGTCATCGACCGCGCGGCGGGGGAGAAGCGGGCGCTCGAGATGCTGGCCGCCGCCGTCGAGCGTCGTGGGCTCCCGCTGCCCGGCCTGGCGCGCCGCCTGCGCCGCCGCGCCGAGGCCGTCGTCGTCGCGCCGCGGGGGGCGCGCAACGGTCGCAAGCTCGTCATGACGTCGTTCGGCTTCAACGACAGCGGCGGCGGCACGGCCGTCCCGCGCGTGCTGGCCAAGGAGCTCGTCCGCCGCGGCTGGGACGTCACGGTCTTCTACGCCGCGGTCGAGGCCGACCCGTCCGGCGTGCCCTACGCGCTCTCGCGGCGCGAGGAGGACGGCGTCACGCTCGTCGGCGTCCACAACCGCGCCCACGCCGGCCTGCTGGCCGTCGGCGACCCGGGGGCCGACCTCGACGACCCGCCGATCACCGCGGCCTTCGCCGCGCTGCTGGACGAGGTGCGGCCCGACGTCGTCCACTTCCACAACCTGCACAACCTCGGCGCCGAGCTGCTGGAGCTGCCCGCGCGCCGCGGCATCCCCTCGATCTTCAGCCCGCACAACCACTGGCTGGTCTGCCCGCGCGCCTACCTGCTGCGTCCCGACGGGGCGCTGTGCGACGGGCCGGGCGACGGCGCGCGCTGCGCGGCGTGCGTCGGGAGCACCGACGTCGCCGGCCACGTCGAGCGCCTCGACGGCATCCGCCGGCGCTTCGCGCGCTCGGTCGACGTCTGCCTCGCGATGTCGGAGGCGATCCGCGCCTCGCTCGTCGACGCCGGCTACCCGGCCGAGGCGATCGACCTGCTGCCGCAGTCGATGCCGGCCGTCGACACGATCTGGGACCGCGTCGGCCGCGACCGCGTGGGCGGTCGCCGCGCCGCCGGCGCGCCGCTGCGCGTCGGCTTCTTCGGCTCGGTCTACGGCCTGAAGGGCCCGCAGGTGCTCGTCGCCGCCGCGCAGCAGGCCCAGGCCGACCTGCGCGTCGTCATCCACGGCGACGTCCCCGACGCGATGGCCCGGCAGCTCCGCGCGCTGGACCGGCGCGGGGTCGTCGAGATCCACGGGCGCTTCACGCCCACCGAGCTGCCCGACCTGCTCGCGTCGGTCGACGTCGCGGTCGCGCCGTCGCTGGTGTGGGAGACCCAGGGCCTCGCCGCGCTGGAGGCCCGCGCGGCGCGCGTACCGGTCGTCGCCGCTCGCATGGGCGGGCTGGCCGAGGCCGTGCGCCACGACGTCGACGGCCTCCTCTTCGACGGCGGCGACGCCGCCGGGCTGGCCGCGGCGCTGGACCGCCTCGCGACCGAGGACGGCCTGCTCGAGCGGCTGCAGGCCGCGATCCCGCAGCCGCCGTCGTTCGCGACGTTCGTGGACGCGCTCGAAGCGGTCTACGCCGGTGAGCGCGGGGGGCGGGTCGCCCGTCCGCGCGCCGCCGACCATCCCGTCGCCGTGCGCTGGCGCGGCGACCACGGCCTGGCGACGTCGTTGTCCACCATCAACCGCGAGGTCACCGCGCGCCTGGACGGTGATCCCTGCATCGCGGTCGGTTGCGCCGAGCGCACGGGGGCGGGTGGGGCCGGATTCGCGCCGCTGCCGCACCTGGCCGACGTCGAGGTCCGCCACGAGTGGCCGCCGGACTTCACGCCGCCGGCCTCCGGGCGGTTGGTGCTGATCCAGCCGTGGGAGTTCGGGACCGCGCCGCGCGACTGGGTCGCGCCGCTGCGCGACGAGGTCGACGAGCTGTGGGTGCCGTCCGAGCACGTGCGCGGGATGTACCTCGCCGCCGGCGTCCCGGGTGAGCGAGTCAAGGTCATTGCCAACGGTGTCGACCTGGTCAACTACTCGCCCGCCGGCCCGGCGCTCGACCTCGGCACCGAGCGCAAGCCCCTCCGGCTGCTGTTCGTCGGCGGCGCGATCGCGCGCAAGGGCGTCGACGTGCTGCTCGAGGCCTACATCTCGACCTTCGCCGGGCGCGACGACGTCGAGCTGGTCATCAAGGACTTCGGCCGCGACGGCGTCTACCGCGGCAGCGACCGCTCCACGCTGGACGCGCTCGCCGCGCCGGGCGCCCTGCCCAAGGTCACGCTGATCGACCGCGAGCTGTCGGGCGCCGACATGGCCGCGCTGTACCGCGCGTGCGACGTCCTCGTCCACCCCTACCGCGGCGAGGGCTTCGCGATGCCGGTGCTCGAGGCGATGGCCTGCGGGCTGCCGGTGCTCGTCACCGCCGGCGGGCCGACCGACGAGTTCGTGCCCGACGACGCCGGCTGGAAGCTCCGCGCGACGCGCAAGCCGCTGGCGGTCGACGCGATCGCCGGGCTGCCGCTGGCCGCCGAGGGCTGGATGCTCGAGCCTGACGTCGCGCACCTGCGCGCGTTGCTCGCCGAGGTCGCGGGCGCCGGAACCGCGGCGCTGGCCGCGCGGGGCGCCGCCGCCGCGCGCGCCGCGCAGCGCCTGTCCTGGGACGCCGTGTCCGCCGCCTACGCGGAGCGCCTGCACGCCGTCGCCGCGCGCCCGCCGCGCACGCACCGCGCGCCGGAGCTGGCGCCGATCCTCGACGAGGCCGGCCCGCGCGTCCTCGCGCTGCCCGCCTGGCGCGCCGACGCCGACGACCTGCCCGCGCTGCTGGCGGCCTGGGCGCAGGCCGCGCCCCCCGGGGCGCCCGGCACCCTGATCCTGGTCGCCGACGCGGAGCGCGACGGCGCGCCCGAGGCCGTCGAGGCGCGGATCCTGACGGCCGCCGCGCAGGCCGGCGTCGACCTCGAGCGCTGCGCCGACATCGCGGTGCGCTTCCTCTACGACCAGCCCGGCGGCGACGCCGCGCTGCACGCCGACGCCGACGCCTTCGTGCCGCTGCACGCCGCGTCGGCCGGGCACGCCCGGATGGCGCGCGCCGCCGGCAACGCCGTCCTGGCGCCGGACGCCGGCGCGCTGCGCGGCTTCCTGGCGGGCGCGGGCGCGCCCGCGCTCAGCGCCGCGGGTAGCTGA
- a CDS encoding PilZ domain-containing protein translates to MSRLLPNVGDELLLSVPQTEQVLVRVTADGPGFFDLALLEQPDTPQPMLERSALTIEFVNDDGVARMHGRLDVPRYRRGTGRGYGEGYSAKDTVRFAHRGSPQLLRRREFVRATVDLPLTLLSADADEQDVTTQAHAIDLSGGGMLVEGLAHRPGLDAERRFELDLGDGSAPVRGAGRIVRLETGDRVGLQFSDVSQPDCVRLQHLAFAMSREQRRRFA, encoded by the coding sequence ATGAGCCGCCTGCTCCCCAACGTCGGCGACGAGCTGCTCCTGTCGGTCCCGCAGACCGAGCAGGTGCTCGTCCGCGTCACCGCCGACGGGCCCGGCTTCTTCGACCTGGCGCTGCTGGAGCAGCCCGACACGCCCCAGCCGATGCTCGAGCGCAGCGCGCTGACGATCGAGTTCGTCAACGACGACGGCGTCGCCCGCATGCACGGCAGGCTCGACGTCCCGCGCTACCGCCGGGGCACCGGCCGCGGCTACGGCGAGGGCTACAGCGCGAAGGACACCGTGCGCTTCGCCCACCGCGGCAGCCCGCAGCTCCTGCGCCGCCGCGAGTTCGTGCGTGCGACGGTGGACCTGCCGCTCACGCTCCTGTCGGCCGACGCCGATGAACAGGACGTGACCACGCAGGCCCACGCGATCGACCTCTCCGGCGGCGGCATGCTCGTCGAGGGCCTGGCCCACCGTCCGGGCCTCGACGCCGAGCGGCGCTTCGAGCTCGACCTCGGCGACGGCAGCGCGCCGGTCCGCGGCGCGGGACGCATCGTGCGGCTGGAGACCGGCGACCGCGTCGGCCTGCAGTTCAGCGACGTCTCGCAGCCCGACTGCGTCCGGCTCCAGCACCTCGCGTTCGCGATGTCGCGCGAACAGCGGCGGAGGTTCGCCTGA
- a CDS encoding flagellin translates to MSLRITHNVEAMNSYNALSKTSAAISKSMQRLSSGYRINSAADDAAGLGISESMRSQIRGLGQAQKNIQDGASMVQTAEGNLDEVHSMLQRVRELAVQYKNGSLDSTARSSIQNEVNQLASEITRIGDSASFNGINLLNAATTVSFQVGANDGQEIGVKLVDLANEVGTSFASLSTTGTTDISEIDTAITNVSTARATFGAVQNRLDHSLSVAASYQENLTSAESRIRDVDMADEMVALTKNQILSQAGTAMLSQANQAPQSVLRLLG, encoded by the coding sequence ATGTCCCTTCGCATCACGCACAACGTCGAGGCCATGAACAGCTACAACGCGCTGTCCAAGACCTCGGCTGCCATCTCGAAGTCGATGCAGCGCCTGTCCTCGGGCTACCGCATCAACTCCGCGGCCGACGACGCCGCGGGCCTCGGCATCTCCGAGTCCATGCGCTCGCAGATCCGCGGTCTCGGGCAGGCCCAGAAGAACATCCAGGACGGCGCTTCCATGGTGCAGACCGCGGAAGGCAACCTGGACGAGGTCCACTCGATGCTGCAGCGCGTGCGCGAGCTCGCCGTCCAGTACAAGAACGGCTCGCTCGACTCCACCGCTCGCTCGTCGATCCAGAACGAGGTCAACCAGCTCGCATCCGAGATCACCCGCATCGGCGACTCCGCGTCGTTCAACGGCATCAACCTGCTGAACGCCGCGACCACGGTGTCCTTCCAGGTCGGCGCCAACGACGGCCAGGAGATCGGCGTCAAGCTGGTCGACCTCGCCAACGAGGTCGGCACGTCGTTCGCGTCGCTGTCGACCACGGGCACCACCGACATCTCCGAGATCGACACCGCGATCACCAACGTGTCGACCGCTCGCGCGACGTTCGGTGCCGTGCAGAACCGCCTGGACCACTCGCTGTCGGTCGCGGCCTCCTACCAGGAGAACCTGACCTCGGCGGAGTCGCGGATCCGCGACGTGGACATGGCGGACGAGATGGTCGCGTTGACCAAGAACCAGATCCTGTCGCAGGCCGGCACCGCGATGCTCAGCCAGGCCAACCAGGCCCCGCAGAGCGTCCTGCGCCTCCTCGGCTAG
- a CDS encoding CHAP domain-containing protein, translating into MARIAELHQGLVPPSTAAPATGAATTSPTAFASALQGATSSTGLAGADGASTALGFSGAAGTTAAASTAAAGATGTATTAGQRALQLAQAEVGQAEQPPGSNDSPRIADYRTATAGSGVGPWCAYFVSWAAKNAGAPLGEAGQGFGGVSAVSSWAQRTGRWTPAAAGQPPQAGDLVVWGGQHIGIVESVDADGKIHTIEGNSSNMVTRRTHDSSGDGASGYVRLG; encoded by the coding sequence ATGGCACGGATCGCGGAGCTGCACCAGGGCCTGGTGCCGCCGTCGACCGCTGCGCCGGCGACGGGCGCCGCGACCACATCACCGACCGCCTTCGCCTCCGCGCTGCAGGGCGCGACCTCGTCGACCGGCCTCGCCGGCGCCGACGGCGCGTCGACCGCGCTCGGCTTCTCCGGCGCCGCCGGCACCACCGCCGCCGCATCGACCGCGGCCGCCGGCGCCACCGGCACCGCGACCACCGCGGGCCAGCGCGCGCTCCAGCTCGCCCAGGCCGAGGTCGGCCAGGCCGAGCAGCCGCCGGGCTCCAACGACTCCCCGCGCATCGCCGACTACCGCACGGCCACGGCCGGCAGCGGCGTCGGGCCGTGGTGCGCCTACTTCGTGTCCTGGGCGGCCAAGAACGCCGGCGCGCCGCTCGGCGAGGCCGGTCAGGGCTTCGGCGGCGTGTCCGCCGTCTCCTCGTGGGCGCAGCGGACCGGCCGCTGGACCCCCGCCGCCGCCGGCCAGCCGCCGCAGGCCGGCGACCTCGTCGTGTGGGGCGGCCAGCACATCGGCATCGTCGAGTCCGTCGACGCCGACGGCAAGATCCACACGATCGAGGGCAACTCCTCCAACATGGTCACGCGTCGCACCCACGACAGCTCCGGCGATGGGGCCTCCGGATATGTGCGACTTGGCTAG
- the purM gene encoding phosphoribosylformylglycinamidine cyclo-ligase, with the protein MSDAYAAAGVDTDQADEGVGALVSVLKTIETGSPSRSVVPSGHYASVLRVSDDLGIAIATDGVGSKLVVAEEADRLETVGIDCVAMNVNDLVCVGAEPIALVDYLAVEEVDAGRLARIGVGLKVGAEASGCEVPGGELAVLPELIRGHPSPHGFDLCATAIGTVKLEDLILGDRIAPGDALIGVPSSGLHSNGYTLARRALQVDGGLALDDRPPELGGASVADALLEPTVIYVRAVLDLLRSEVDVRGLAHITGGGLNNILRLGAGYAIEDPLPVPPVFDLVARLGEVTAAEMWEVFNMGCGFMAIVPEADADAASAILAARHPGARRIGTVTDQVGTITVPGLGLSYPRR; encoded by the coding sequence ATGAGTGACGCGTACGCCGCCGCCGGCGTCGACACCGACCAGGCCGACGAGGGCGTCGGCGCCCTGGTCTCGGTCCTCAAGACGATCGAGACCGGCTCGCCGTCGCGCTCGGTCGTGCCCAGCGGCCACTACGCGTCCGTGCTGCGCGTGAGCGACGACCTCGGCATCGCGATCGCGACCGACGGCGTCGGCTCCAAGCTCGTCGTCGCCGAGGAGGCCGACCGGCTGGAGACCGTCGGCATCGACTGCGTGGCGATGAACGTCAACGACCTCGTCTGCGTCGGCGCCGAGCCGATCGCGCTCGTCGACTACCTCGCCGTCGAGGAGGTCGACGCGGGCCGGCTGGCGCGCATCGGCGTCGGCCTGAAGGTCGGGGCCGAGGCCTCCGGCTGCGAGGTCCCCGGCGGCGAGCTGGCCGTGCTGCCCGAGCTGATCCGCGGCCACCCGTCGCCGCACGGCTTCGACCTCTGCGCGACCGCGATCGGCACGGTCAAGTTGGAGGACCTGATCCTCGGCGACCGGATCGCGCCGGGCGACGCGCTGATCGGCGTGCCGTCCTCGGGCCTGCACAGCAACGGCTACACCTTGGCGCGACGGGCGCTGCAGGTCGACGGCGGCCTGGCGCTCGACGACCGCCCGCCGGAGCTCGGCGGCGCCTCGGTCGCCGACGCGCTGCTGGAGCCGACGGTCATCTACGTGCGCGCGGTGCTCGACCTGCTGCGCTCGGAGGTCGACGTCCGCGGCCTGGCCCACATCACCGGCGGCGGGTTGAACAACATCCTGCGCCTCGGCGCCGGCTACGCGATCGAGGACCCGCTGCCGGTGCCGCCGGTCTTCGACCTCGTCGCGCGCCTCGGCGAGGTCACGGCCGCCGAGATGTGGGAGGTCTTCAACATGGGCTGCGGGTTCATGGCGATCGTGCCGGAGGCCGACGCCGACGCGGCGTCCGCGATCCTCGCGGCACGTCACCCGGGTGCGCGGCGCATCGGCACCGTGACCGACCAGGTCGGCACGATCACGGTGCCGGGCCTCGGGCTCAGCTACCCGCGGCGCTGA